Proteins found in one Brevibacillus brevis genomic segment:
- the rpsT gene encoding 30S ribosomal protein S20, producing MPNIKSAIKRTKTIEKRRAHRASQKSDLRTSIKSFEKAVAASDVALAKSTLLVAVKKLDKAASKGLIHKNAANRQKSRLMKKLNVLSAPVA from the coding sequence ATGCCAAACATTAAATCCGCGATTAAACGCACCAAAACAATCGAAAAGCGTCGCGCACACCGTGCTTCTCAAAAGTCTGATCTGCGTACTTCCATCAAGAGCTTTGAGAAAGCTGTCGCTGCTTCCGATGTAGCATTAGCGAAATCTACTCTTCTGGTGGCTGTGAAAAAGCTGGACAAGGCCGCTTCGAAAGGTCTCATTCATAAAAACGCAGCAAACCGTCAAAAGTCTCGTTTGATGAAAAAGCTTAACGTTCTGAGCGCTCCTGTAGCGTAA
- the gpr gene encoding GPR endopeptidase, producing the protein MAHNIDLSSYSIRTDLALEAHELAQQQNQSDIEGIWLQADDSEPNVKVTRLHVETEEAGKEIGKLPGHYLTIEVPKLRDNDTSIEEQVAKRFSVEFAMFLKQLGITPDKKALVVGLGNWNVTPDALGPMVVENLLITRHLYTLAPETVGEGYREVSALSPGVLGITGIETSEIIFGVVEKSKPDFVICIDALASRALHRVNTTVQISDTGIHPGSGVGNKRKAIDQKTLGVPVIAIGVPTVVFASTIVNDAITYLLGHFGQSMVESKRAFNKLALSTLPERKEPYTEEDLPDLESRKTFMGLVGSLPEEEKRQLIHEVLRPLGQDLVVTPKEIDDFIEGVANVIATGLNRALHSAVNAENSGSYTH; encoded by the coding sequence ATGGCACATAACATTGACTTGTCTAGTTATTCCATTCGAACGGATCTGGCTTTGGAGGCCCACGAGCTTGCCCAGCAGCAAAACCAGAGTGATATTGAGGGGATTTGGCTGCAAGCTGACGACAGCGAGCCGAATGTGAAAGTAACGAGATTGCATGTGGAAACAGAGGAAGCGGGGAAGGAAATCGGCAAGCTCCCGGGGCATTACCTTACGATTGAAGTGCCCAAGCTGCGGGATAACGATACATCGATCGAGGAGCAGGTGGCCAAACGATTCTCCGTCGAATTTGCAATGTTCCTCAAGCAACTGGGAATCACCCCAGACAAAAAGGCTCTCGTCGTTGGTCTGGGTAACTGGAATGTGACTCCCGATGCGCTTGGACCAATGGTTGTAGAAAATTTGTTGATTACACGCCATCTGTACACGCTGGCGCCTGAAACCGTTGGAGAAGGGTATCGGGAAGTCAGTGCGCTATCACCGGGTGTCCTTGGGATAACAGGTATAGAAACGAGTGAGATTATTTTTGGTGTCGTGGAAAAAAGCAAACCCGATTTTGTCATCTGTATCGATGCTCTTGCGTCCCGCGCCTTGCACCGGGTCAACACGACAGTTCAAATATCGGATACAGGGATTCATCCCGGATCAGGGGTCGGAAACAAGCGCAAAGCGATTGATCAGAAGACACTTGGTGTGCCTGTGATTGCGATAGGAGTCCCTACGGTCGTTTTTGCCTCCACGATTGTAAATGATGCGATTACATATTTGCTGGGGCATTTTGGACAATCGATGGTGGAGAGCAAGCGGGCGTTTAACAAACTGGCATTGAGTACGCTGCCCGAGCGGAAGGAACCGTATACGGAAGAGGATTTGCCTGACTTGGAATCCCGCAAGACATTCATGGGATTGGTAGGTTCACTGCCGGAAGAAGAGAAACGGCAACTGATTCATGAGGTCCTCCGACCGCTGGGACAGGATCTGGTCGTCACCCCAAAAGAAATTGATGATTTTATTGAAGGCGTGGCGAATGTGATCGCAACAGGTCTGAATCGCGCCTTGCACAGTGCTGTAAATGCAGAAAATAGCGGCTCGTATACCCACTAA
- the spoIIP gene encoding stage II sporulation protein P, which translates to MATLIQRQFVVLSFITAFLFVMTGVLSLGGNRIAISSSAIQQAASHISSLAILGWMGQEIPVLSETVQAQADDRTNSVTGFLFRLATNIQPGDLRSLLGRELPGMVTTEDARFVVQGKGASLADFYLEYPAHPGQVADQSQVVPIVEPKPEDTTKSGEAKPAPVPNSITDGKKIVYIYNSHNRESWFSETKSVGTSVDHPTRNISLISKHLSEALNDRGIGSDVSTDDIYQQLLNKKMHYSFSYAESLQVVKAATEKNKELYYFFDLHRDTAPRERTTVTIKGKTYGRVLFVIGKRNKSYEKNEAFATELHELMEKMYPELSRGVMEKGAKTDHGEYNQSLSPGSLLIEIGGTENSVQESKNTAEALADVFAAYYQQAEKVGKTVSDEPAKR; encoded by the coding sequence ATGGCGACTCTCATTCAACGCCAATTCGTTGTTCTTTCATTTATAACCGCCTTCCTGTTTGTCATGACAGGAGTGCTTTCGCTCGGCGGTAACCGAATCGCAATTTCGTCCTCAGCCATTCAACAGGCCGCTTCTCATATTTCCAGTCTGGCGATTTTGGGATGGATGGGGCAGGAGATTCCGGTTTTGTCCGAAACCGTGCAAGCACAGGCCGATGATCGCACGAATAGCGTAACCGGTTTTCTCTTTCGCTTGGCAACCAATATACAGCCGGGAGACTTGCGTAGCCTGTTAGGCAGGGAATTGCCTGGGATGGTGACGACAGAGGATGCCAGATTTGTCGTACAGGGAAAGGGAGCTTCTCTCGCAGATTTTTACTTGGAGTATCCCGCCCATCCGGGACAGGTAGCAGATCAATCGCAAGTAGTTCCAATCGTAGAGCCAAAGCCGGAGGATACCACAAAGTCAGGCGAAGCAAAGCCAGCACCTGTTCCCAATTCAATTACGGATGGCAAGAAAATCGTGTACATCTACAACTCGCACAACCGGGAATCGTGGTTTAGTGAGACAAAGTCAGTGGGAACCTCGGTCGATCATCCTACGAGAAATATATCGTTAATCAGCAAGCATTTATCAGAAGCGTTGAATGACAGAGGAATTGGTTCCGATGTGAGCACCGACGACATCTATCAGCAGCTGTTGAACAAAAAAATGCATTACTCTTTCTCCTACGCGGAATCTTTGCAAGTGGTCAAAGCCGCAACGGAGAAAAACAAGGAACTGTATTACTTCTTTGATTTGCATCGAGACACAGCGCCACGAGAGCGTACGACGGTCACAATCAAAGGAAAAACGTATGGAAGAGTATTGTTTGTCATCGGAAAAAGGAACAAAAGCTACGAGAAAAATGAGGCATTTGCGACTGAACTACATGAGTTGATGGAAAAAATGTACCCAGAGCTTTCGCGTGGCGTAATGGAAAAAGGCGCAAAAACGGATCATGGCGAGTATAATCAGTCCCTCTCCCCGGGAAGCCTGTTAATAGAAATAGGTGGTACGGAAAACAGCGTGCAAGAAAGCAAGAATACGGCAGAGGCACTGGCTGACGTTTTCGCAGCCTATTATCAGCAAGCTGAAAAAGTAGGCAAAACAGTTTCTGACGAGCCTGCAAAGAGGTGA
- a CDS encoding YqxA family protein has protein sequence MNVTMKLTGLLIILLVGVVLGLQTAERGISKVSGVPEGQAQTFSIKKVDQGQVEIAVMGKQVQTANPKEMVNYVSRIGLTLGGSIKSGAQSFVDWVGSFFEP, from the coding sequence ATGAACGTGACGATGAAGCTGACTGGACTGTTAATCATCTTGCTGGTCGGGGTAGTTTTGGGATTGCAAACGGCTGAGCGCGGAATATCCAAGGTGAGTGGAGTGCCTGAGGGGCAAGCGCAAACCTTTTCCATCAAAAAAGTGGACCAAGGTCAAGTGGAGATTGCGGTAATGGGAAAGCAGGTTCAGACTGCTAATCCGAAGGAAATGGTCAACTACGTCAGTCGGATCGGTTTGACTTTGGGCGGAAGCATTAAAAGTGGGGCGCAGAGTTTTGTCGATTGGGTCGGGAGTTTTTTTGAACCGTGA
- a CDS encoding ABC transporter ATP-binding protein, with translation MSHPVLQIENLQTHFFTDRGQIPAVDGVTITVQKGEVVGIVGESGCGKSVTSLSVMKLVPNPPGRIVGGSIKFKGEDLVSVDEKRMRDIRGNEIAMIFQEPMTSLNPVFTIGDQIGESVRLHTKASKKDARARAIEMLKKVGIPRAEAIVDEYPHQLSGGMRQRVMIAMAMACNPALLIADEPTTALDVTIQAQILDLMRQLNREADTAILLITHDLGVVAEMCHRVVVMYAGNVIEQGDVRTILKNPKHPYTIGLLNSLPKLEGSQERLYSIPGNVPIPGSLTVGCRFAPRCDKVSDRCRSEMPELKVVGDNHLSRCWLTE, from the coding sequence GTGTCACATCCTGTCCTGCAAATCGAAAACCTGCAAACGCACTTTTTCACGGACCGCGGCCAAATCCCTGCCGTTGATGGCGTGACGATCACGGTACAAAAAGGAGAAGTAGTCGGTATCGTAGGCGAATCCGGCTGCGGAAAGAGCGTTACCTCCCTTTCCGTTATGAAGCTAGTACCCAACCCCCCAGGGAGAATCGTGGGAGGCTCGATTAAATTCAAGGGGGAGGACCTCGTATCTGTTGACGAAAAGCGAATGAGAGACATCCGCGGAAATGAAATTGCGATGATCTTCCAGGAGCCGATGACGTCTTTAAATCCGGTGTTTACGATTGGAGACCAGATAGGAGAATCAGTCCGATTACATACGAAGGCGAGCAAAAAGGACGCAAGAGCACGTGCTATTGAGATGTTGAAAAAAGTCGGAATTCCTCGAGCGGAAGCGATTGTCGATGAATACCCGCACCAGCTTTCCGGAGGCATGCGGCAGCGTGTCATGATTGCGATGGCAATGGCCTGCAATCCAGCGCTTCTGATTGCAGACGAGCCTACTACTGCGCTCGACGTGACGATTCAAGCGCAGATTTTGGACCTGATGCGCCAACTCAACCGAGAAGCTGACACAGCCATTCTCCTCATCACCCACGATCTTGGGGTCGTCGCGGAAATGTGTCACCGCGTCGTGGTGATGTACGCAGGGAACGTGATTGAACAAGGAGATGTTCGTACGATTTTAAAAAATCCGAAGCATCCTTATACGATCGGCTTGTTGAATTCGTTGCCGAAGCTGGAAGGATCACAGGAGCGTCTCTATTCGATTCCAGGCAACGTCCCGATTCCGGGTTCTCTTACTGTCGGATGCCGTTTTGCACCAAGATGCGATAAAGTATCAGACCGATGCCGCAGTGAGATGCCAGAATTAAAAGTGGTAGGGGACAATCACCTTTCCCGTTGCTGGCTGACCGAATAA
- a CDS encoding ABC transporter ATP-binding protein encodes MAEDLLIVKNLKKYYPITGGVLGGEIGVVKAVDDVSFTVKSGETLGLVGESGCGKSTTGRSLLRLIEPTSGEINFDGTDVMSLSTDAMRKMRRDMQIVFQDPFASLNPRHNIEKILEEPLIVHGLGSSAERKKRVQEMLEIVGLSSYHASRYPHQFSGGQRQRIGIARALMLKPKLIVADEPVSALDVSIQSQVLNLMQDLQREFGLTYLFIAHDLSVVRHISDRVGVMYLGRIVELTTSSQLYANPLHPYTKALLSAVPSPDPDAVRERVILQGDVPSPAKPPSGCTFHTRCPHVTEECRTVRPEFADTGDGHFVACHLYKS; translated from the coding sequence GTGGCTGAAGATCTTCTGATTGTAAAAAATTTAAAAAAATACTATCCAATCACAGGCGGTGTTCTTGGAGGGGAAATAGGTGTAGTAAAGGCGGTAGATGACGTATCGTTTACCGTTAAGAGTGGCGAAACTTTGGGGCTGGTAGGGGAGAGCGGCTGTGGAAAGTCCACGACGGGGCGTTCCTTGCTGCGACTGATAGAACCGACCTCAGGTGAAATCAACTTTGACGGGACAGATGTCATGTCACTTTCCACAGATGCAATGAGAAAGATGAGACGTGACATGCAAATTGTCTTTCAGGATCCGTTTGCTTCACTTAATCCTAGACATAATATTGAGAAGATATTGGAAGAGCCTCTGATTGTACATGGTTTGGGTTCTTCGGCAGAGCGAAAAAAGCGCGTGCAGGAAATGCTGGAGATCGTTGGTCTGAGCAGCTATCACGCGAGCCGCTATCCGCATCAATTCAGTGGAGGACAGAGGCAGCGGATCGGCATTGCGAGAGCACTGATGCTCAAACCCAAATTGATCGTTGCGGATGAGCCTGTGTCTGCACTGGACGTGTCGATTCAGTCGCAGGTGCTCAATCTCATGCAGGATTTGCAACGCGAATTCGGCCTTACATACTTGTTCATTGCCCACGATTTGAGTGTAGTGCGTCATATCAGTGATCGGGTAGGCGTGATGTACCTCGGCAGAATTGTCGAGCTGACGACGAGCAGCCAATTGTACGCCAATCCGCTCCATCCGTACACGAAAGCATTACTGTCGGCGGTACCTTCGCCAGACCCTGATGCAGTACGTGAAAGAGTTATCCTCCAGGGAGATGTGCCGAGCCCTGCAAAGCCTCCGAGTGGCTGTACATTCCATACGAGGTGTCCCCATGTGACAGAGGAGTGTCGTACTGTCCGACCAGAATTTGCGGATACAGGCGACGGTCACTTTGTTGCTTGTCACTTATACAAGTCCTAA
- a CDS encoding ABC transporter substrate-binding protein — MKKRVLSATMTSLVALAMLIAGCSSTSTTQAPAEQPKTETPAPATEPAKTGPKQLIVGRGADTKGLDPITQTDGETFKVTENVMDTLIGFADGSTELAPSLAEKWEVTPDGLVYTLKLRSGVKFHDGTDFNAEAVKYNFERWSDKSHPQHSPEGFEYYVSQFGGYKGDATHIIKSVEAVDPTTVKFTLNRPLAPFLANLAMSPFAIGSPEALKKDVKKFNEHPIGTGPFKFVEWKRNDTITLEKNPDYWNPGYPKLDKLVFKVIPENTARLTALASGEIDLMDGLNTDDIPAVKDNKDLQLFLRPTNNIGYIGFNVEKKPLDNPKVREAIAYAINKPEIVTAFFDGVGEPAVNPMPKTMWGHNNDIKDREFNLDKAKQLLAEAGHPNGFKIKFWAMPVPRPYMPEGVKIAEAIQQDLKKIGVDAEIVTMEWATYLEKTRLGEQEMFMLGWTGDNGDPDNFLAVLLDKNNIGSNNYTRWANEEAHQLMMKAQSTPDQAEREKMYKQVQEIIFKDVPMVPLAHSTPALAGKANIIDYNPHPKGSESLEKVDFK; from the coding sequence ATGAAGAAGAGGGTTCTCTCCGCAACCATGACTAGCCTGGTGGCGCTGGCCATGTTGATTGCTGGATGCTCTAGCACTTCTACGACACAAGCGCCGGCAGAACAACCAAAGACAGAAACTCCGGCACCTGCAACTGAGCCTGCAAAAACTGGACCGAAGCAATTAATCGTCGGTCGCGGTGCAGACACAAAAGGGCTTGACCCAATCACGCAAACAGATGGTGAGACATTTAAGGTAACCGAGAACGTTATGGATACATTGATTGGCTTTGCGGATGGCTCAACAGAGCTCGCTCCATCGTTGGCTGAGAAATGGGAAGTAACTCCTGATGGTCTCGTTTATACGCTGAAACTGAGATCAGGCGTGAAATTCCACGATGGAACTGATTTCAATGCAGAGGCGGTCAAATACAACTTTGAACGCTGGAGCGACAAGAGCCATCCACAGCATTCACCAGAGGGCTTCGAGTACTACGTAAGCCAATTTGGTGGTTACAAGGGTGACGCGACTCATATCATCAAATCCGTGGAAGCAGTCGATCCGACCACTGTAAAATTCACGTTGAATCGTCCACTGGCTCCATTCCTTGCCAACCTGGCAATGTCTCCTTTCGCGATTGGCTCGCCTGAGGCATTGAAAAAGGATGTTAAGAAATTTAATGAGCATCCAATCGGTACAGGACCTTTCAAATTCGTAGAGTGGAAGCGCAACGACACCATCACACTCGAGAAAAACCCTGATTACTGGAACCCAGGATATCCGAAGCTGGATAAATTGGTGTTCAAGGTCATCCCAGAAAACACTGCACGTCTGACTGCATTGGCATCTGGTGAAATTGACTTGATGGATGGTCTAAACACAGACGATATCCCGGCAGTAAAAGACAATAAAGACTTGCAACTCTTCCTTCGTCCTACTAATAACATTGGATACATCGGCTTTAACGTAGAGAAGAAGCCACTCGACAATCCAAAAGTTCGTGAAGCTATTGCTTATGCGATTAACAAACCTGAAATCGTAACTGCCTTCTTCGATGGGGTTGGAGAACCAGCAGTCAACCCAATGCCAAAAACAATGTGGGGACATAACAACGATATTAAAGATCGTGAGTTCAACCTCGATAAAGCAAAACAATTGCTGGCCGAAGCAGGACATCCAAACGGTTTTAAAATCAAGTTTTGGGCAATGCCAGTTCCACGTCCGTACATGCCAGAGGGTGTGAAGATTGCAGAAGCAATCCAGCAAGACCTGAAGAAAATCGGGGTTGATGCTGAGATCGTGACGATGGAATGGGCAACGTATTTGGAAAAGACTCGTTTGGGTGAGCAAGAAATGTTCATGCTTGGTTGGACAGGTGACAATGGCGACCCTGACAACTTCCTGGCTGTCTTGCTCGACAAAAATAACATCGGAAGCAACAACTATACACGCTGGGCAAACGAAGAAGCACATCAATTGATGATGAAAGCACAGTCCACTCCAGACCAAGCAGAGCGCGAAAAAATGTACAAACAAGTACAAGAGATCATCTTCAAAGATGTGCCAATGGTTCCGCTGGCACATTCTACACCAGCATTGGCAGGAAAAGCGAATATCATAGATTACAACCCGCATCCAAAAGGGTCTGAAAGTTTGGAAAAGGTAGATTTCAAGTAA
- a CDS encoding ABC transporter permease — protein MALLAYSIRRILMLIPVLVGMSIIVFSIIRAIPGDPALTILGEKATPQAIADIREALGLNNPWYIQYFDYMKDILSGNLGESLQTNAPISDEIMPYLAATTELTIVSMLIAVFIGVNAGILSAWKQNSWFDYCAMLIALVGVSMPIFWLGLMEQWVFAQELKWLPSVGRDDSRNPVEAITHFYILDTMMAGRWDQLWEVIKHLILPGIALGTIPMAIIARITRSSMLEVMRADYVRTARAKGLTQFWVVYKHALKNAMIPVLTVIGLQTGLLLGGAVLTETIFGWPGVGRYIVTAIGNRDYPVIQSGILVIATIFVLINLLVDLLYAYIDPRIKYR, from the coding sequence ATGGCATTGCTAGCTTACAGCATTCGAAGAATTTTAATGCTCATTCCTGTCTTAGTGGGCATGTCAATCATCGTTTTTTCCATTATTCGTGCCATCCCTGGTGATCCGGCTTTGACGATTTTGGGAGAAAAGGCAACACCACAAGCGATTGCAGACATACGAGAAGCGTTGGGATTGAATAATCCGTGGTACATACAGTATTTCGATTATATGAAAGATATTTTGAGCGGAAATCTTGGGGAATCGTTACAAACGAATGCGCCGATTTCAGATGAAATCATGCCTTATTTGGCGGCGACGACTGAACTTACGATTGTGAGTATGCTGATTGCGGTGTTTATCGGTGTAAATGCAGGGATTCTTTCTGCGTGGAAGCAAAACTCCTGGTTTGACTACTGTGCGATGTTGATCGCCTTGGTTGGTGTATCCATGCCAATTTTTTGGCTAGGTTTGATGGAGCAGTGGGTGTTTGCCCAAGAGCTGAAATGGCTGCCATCAGTTGGTCGCGACGATTCGCGTAATCCCGTAGAGGCCATTACGCACTTTTATATACTGGATACGATGATGGCTGGTCGCTGGGATCAGCTATGGGAAGTTATCAAGCATTTGATCCTGCCAGGCATTGCATTAGGTACGATCCCGATGGCGATCATTGCACGTATCACTCGTTCGAGCATGCTGGAAGTCATGCGTGCCGACTACGTCAGAACCGCTCGTGCAAAAGGGCTGACACAGTTTTGGGTCGTGTACAAGCATGCGCTGAAAAATGCAATGATCCCTGTTTTGACGGTAATTGGTTTGCAAACAGGGTTGCTGCTGGGTGGAGCTGTTTTGACAGAGACGATCTTCGGATGGCCAGGTGTCGGTCGTTATATTGTGACCGCCATTGGAAACCGTGACTATCCGGTTATCCAATCCGGTATCCTTGTGATCGCGACGATTTTCGTCCTGATCAATCTCTTGGTCGACCTTCTGTATGCCTATATCGATCCTCGCATCAAATATCGCTAA
- a CDS encoding ABC transporter permease yields the protein MAQPQLQPQDQVVPLKVKQEEVVSPWKDAWRTLRKNKLALVGFGIILFFIVVAVLAPWIAPYPYDEGQLVMKNKPPSEEHWFGTDYNGRDVFSRVIYGAQISLWVGTFSVIGSVLAGTLLGLLAGYYGRWIDTIISRLFDIMLAFPSILLAIAVVAILGPSLQNALIAIAIINIPTFGRLVRARVLSLKEEEFVMAARAIGMKNSRIIMQHILPNSLAPIIVTGTMGIATAIIEAAALGFLGLGAQAPEPEWGKMLADSRQYIQKAPWTVIFPGLSIMLTVLGFNLIGDGLRDALDPRMKS from the coding sequence ATGGCACAACCACAATTACAACCACAAGATCAGGTAGTACCTTTAAAAGTGAAGCAAGAAGAAGTAGTCTCTCCTTGGAAGGATGCATGGAGGACACTACGAAAAAACAAGCTGGCGTTGGTGGGCTTCGGGATTATTTTGTTTTTCATTGTTGTGGCGGTATTAGCTCCATGGATTGCTCCGTATCCGTACGACGAAGGTCAGCTCGTAATGAAAAACAAGCCCCCTTCCGAAGAGCATTGGTTTGGAACAGATTACAATGGTCGTGATGTGTTTAGTCGCGTTATTTATGGGGCACAAATCTCCCTGTGGGTAGGGACGTTCTCTGTCATTGGCTCCGTTCTCGCAGGGACCTTGCTCGGTCTTTTGGCAGGATATTATGGCAGATGGATTGATACGATCATTTCGCGTCTCTTTGATATTATGCTTGCATTTCCAAGTATTCTTTTGGCAATCGCTGTCGTTGCCATCTTGGGGCCTTCTTTGCAAAACGCCTTGATTGCCATTGCGATTATTAACATTCCGACATTTGGACGGCTAGTACGTGCCCGTGTATTGAGTTTGAAGGAAGAAGAATTCGTCATGGCGGCACGGGCAATCGGAATGAAAAATTCCCGGATTATCATGCAGCATATTTTGCCGAACAGTCTCGCACCAATCATTGTGACCGGGACAATGGGGATCGCAACAGCGATTATCGAAGCAGCTGCACTTGGCTTTCTTGGACTGGGAGCACAAGCGCCAGAACCAGAATGGGGAAAAATGCTCGCTGATTCACGTCAGTACATTCAGAAAGCACCATGGACCGTTATTTTTCCGGGGCTCTCTATCATGCTGACCGTTCTCGGCTTTAACTTGATTGGGGACGGCCTGCGCGATGCACTTGACCCGCGGATGAAAAGCTAG
- a CDS encoding alpha/beta fold hydrolase, whose translation MEQILVHQDGKQFAFHISGKGQPLLCIHAPCIGSINFVYQQTLADTYQLIVPDLPGHGDSSPMEKPFSIGELAERLHKLIPALGIERPFILGYSQGASIALEYCLRYPDHAQGGILVSGFSEVNDLYLHGRFWMAQALSMLHGVPLLARSIASSHVDNPEMREKWTAHASKTDPTSVKYLYAAGHRYQCTERLSNIQLPILLAYGERDQRMHHYAQTLSMKLPKARLEMIPNVKHQVITKAAPAFNQLCRTFMEEE comes from the coding sequence ATGGAACAAATACTCGTCCATCAGGATGGCAAACAGTTTGCTTTTCACATATCAGGAAAAGGCCAGCCGTTATTGTGTATCCATGCGCCATGTATCGGCTCTATCAATTTTGTTTATCAGCAAACACTCGCAGATACATATCAGCTCATTGTCCCTGATTTACCCGGACATGGCGACAGTTCTCCGATGGAGAAGCCCTTTTCCATTGGGGAGTTGGCAGAACGGCTCCATAAGCTGATCCCGGCACTCGGCATTGAGCGTCCCTTTATTTTGGGCTACTCTCAAGGTGCCTCTATCGCCCTTGAATATTGTCTTCGCTATCCTGATCATGCACAAGGCGGTATACTCGTGAGCGGATTTTCCGAAGTGAATGACCTGTATTTACATGGACGATTTTGGATGGCCCAGGCGTTGTCGATGCTTCACGGAGTTCCTCTTCTTGCCCGTTCCATTGCTTCCTCACATGTCGATAACCCAGAAATGCGCGAAAAATGGACGGCACACGCCTCCAAAACAGATCCTACTAGCGTGAAATACCTTTACGCTGCCGGACATCGATATCAATGTACAGAGCGCCTGAGCAACATCCAGCTTCCGATTTTACTTGCCTATGGCGAACGTGATCAACGGATGCACCATTATGCGCAGACGCTTAGCATGAAATTGCCAAAAGCAAGACTCGAAATGATCCCGAACGTAAAGCATCAAGTCATCACGAAAGCTGCTCCTGCTTTCAATCAGTTGTGCCGCACCTTCATGGAAGAAGAATAA
- a CDS encoding M24 family metallopeptidase: MFQERISKLHTFLTEQELNAVLITSPKHVYYLTGFFTDPHERFMGLVIPAEGKPSLIVPALDREAAAEASFVQDIHTHTDIQNPYEILKQVLPANLAKLGIEKSHMTVERYEALGQVVLASSYVDVEEPLREMRLIKSADEVDRLKHAVQLVEDSLRETLKKVQKGMTETEIVAELEFQMKRLGAEGPSFTSMVLAGEKSALPHGKPGTRQVQEGDLLLFDIGVAANGYVSDITRTFAVGEISAQLQEIYETVLAANEAAIAEIRPGVTFAHLDKTARDVITAKGYGEYFMHRLGHGLGMDVHEYPSVHSQNQEVLRPGMVFTIEPGIYLPGVGGVRIEDDVLVTETGVEILTQFPKKLTSIN, translated from the coding sequence TTGTTTCAAGAGCGCATTTCGAAGCTCCACACGTTTTTGACAGAGCAAGAGCTGAACGCGGTGTTGATTACCTCTCCCAAGCACGTCTACTATTTGACCGGATTTTTTACTGACCCGCATGAACGTTTTATGGGTCTTGTTATTCCTGCTGAGGGAAAGCCTTCCTTGATTGTACCTGCTCTTGATCGTGAAGCAGCGGCAGAAGCTTCGTTCGTTCAAGATATCCATACACATACGGATATCCAAAACCCGTATGAAATTCTCAAGCAAGTGTTGCCAGCGAACTTGGCGAAGCTCGGCATTGAGAAAAGTCATATGACTGTCGAGCGCTATGAAGCACTTGGACAAGTTGTTCTGGCGTCAAGCTATGTGGACGTGGAAGAGCCTCTCCGTGAAATGCGTTTGATCAAATCCGCGGATGAAGTGGATCGTCTGAAACACGCTGTTCAGTTGGTCGAGGATTCCTTGCGGGAGACCCTGAAGAAAGTTCAGAAAGGCATGACCGAGACAGAAATCGTAGCTGAGCTGGAATTCCAGATGAAGCGCTTGGGCGCAGAAGGCCCATCCTTTACGTCCATGGTATTGGCAGGGGAGAAGTCGGCACTTCCACACGGAAAGCCAGGAACCCGCCAGGTGCAAGAAGGCGACTTGCTTTTGTTTGATATCGGAGTAGCTGCAAACGGATATGTATCCGATATTACTCGTACCTTTGCTGTAGGCGAGATCAGTGCCCAGCTGCAAGAGATTTACGAGACGGTATTGGCGGCCAACGAAGCGGCAATTGCTGAGATTCGTCCGGGTGTGACCTTTGCGCATTTGGATAAAACCGCTCGCGATGTCATCACTGCAAAAGGCTACGGTGAATACTTCATGCACCGTCTTGGGCACGGACTTGGGATGGACGTACATGAATATCCATCTGTTCACAGCCAGAACCAAGAAGTGCTTCGACCAGGGATGGTTTTTACGATCGAGCCGGGCATCTATTTGCCAGGTGTAGGCGGCGTGCGGATTGAAGACGATGTATTGGTTACGGAAACGGGCGTTGAAATACTCACGCAGTTCCCGAAAAAACTGACTTCCATCAACTAA